Within Hoplias malabaricus isolate fHopMal1 chromosome 16, fHopMal1.hap1, whole genome shotgun sequence, the genomic segment GTACAACTATTCTGGACAAACGTTAGGGTTAGTATTCTTCTGTATGGATGCCACAGATagggacagacagagaaggAAAAATTAAATCAGGATTGTTTAGTGCTCTGAAGGTCAGTTGGGGCATCACCCGGTTTTTGTACATGAGGTCTGATTGCCACTCTTCTACTGGCACGGACTGGCCAGTAGGTCCTGGGTAATGGTCCGATAGCTGGCTCAAGATCCCTCCTGTGGGCTCAGTTCTGAGCATGGTGTCGGATGGTGTGGAAGATCCAGTCCATTTTGGTGGTCCATCCGCCATGATGAGCGTCGTTCATCTGCTTCATGAAGTAGTCCAAGGCCTCCTGCTCCGTCTTGTCCAGGGCAAGGGTCTTACGGATGTAAGCAATGTCATCAAAGGACTGGAGCTCTGGCATTCCTGAGCCAAGCATCATGGAGAAGAGGTTGATGAACAGGTTTGCGTGCTGCCGGATTGCAAGGTAGGCCTTGTAGCACATCTCCTGGAACCTGCAGAGGGCAGCATTGAGCCACAATCAAGACGGGGACGGATAATGGCACTGAAAGAATGTTAGTTAAGACGTATTTAACTTTATCTTTCTGCACAGTTTGAATATCAttttttacattcctttaaaaatgtcagaaaacGTTGTAGTTTCATTATAACTTGAAAATCATTAATGTAATATGCGTATTTCAAGAAAGACTTTTAATAACAAGTGTTTTTATAAATCACATTTTGCCTCTTCATATTACAACCAGATTTAAACGCAAAGTGCCTAGTGATTTCCATCTCCGAAGCCAAAACTGCAAGCCCCTTCCTCCGCGGAAACCTGAGCACAGAGCAGTCTTTTGaactgtttttctgtttctttttgaaGGCCAAGTTTATTTTAGCCTTCTTTCTGGAGCAATTAAGGATCTGTTAGAAAGTGGAAGGAGGAGAGATGCAAGAACACTGGCAGGCTGCTTGCTGTCAGACTATTGTCAGATGTAGAAAGTCTGAAAAGGGTTTGAGGAAACTcagttaaaacacacaaaagaagTTGTTGCTGCTCAGTTAAGTCTGATTGCTGTAGACGGTAGCTGCCAGGCAGTTACTCAACTTTagggtctaaaaacacacagtgcGCACACACAATCAGTCGTGGAAGCCTATGTTAACAGTGACAGCTCAAACATACCTCTCAAACTCTCTCGTCTTGGTGCATTCTTGGGTCCCTCCTTTGCTGATCACGATTAAGAAGTCTTGGGTCAAGACGAAGGGGACTCTCTCTCGTTTGTACCCAAACTTCTTTTTCTTATGATCCAAGAAGTGACCAAAATCTATGTGAAACAGCTACAGAACACAGAACACATATGTACACAGATACACCTTCACAACAAGCTGCTATTGACAAATAAACCACTATGATCTCCCATTCAAATATTAAAGGGCATACCATAATATACAAAATCATACCTGTCCGTCGTCTTTGACCATGATATTACTATTGTGTCTATCACCGATGCCTAGAATGAACGTGGCGACGCAATATCCAGCGCATGAGCGTGTAAACAGGTCAATGGCCATATCGTACCTACAGAGATCACAAAGCACATAATGATTACCACGTGATTTACACATTAAACTCTGGTTATTTGAATGCTAACAACCCTAATCCGGTCAGTCTGTTATTGTGTGCtgcccaagtcagaaaacacggtAGAGAACAAGCTGTTCTGactttgtgctgcatcttaactagagtgcagacactttagaaCTGCCTCCTTGTCCGAGGCTGTCCAATCACAAGCTAGACTCGCATTTGTGTGAGTGCAAAGACTaagttaaatggagcaaaacaaacagagtGCAGAGAAAAGTGCACTGGGTAAAAATAGAACAAATGAGAAAACTAAACACCAGAGTTTCtactcctcgctcctcactgatgtgcactcggggtcggggtgaacagcagctcattatcatttacatGAAAAGGAGCTAAAACCAGCCACTCTGaagcagtggcgattgctctaagactgcaagggaagctcagcttcccctaaaatgtcaaaaaataagtgatcaactatatactgttgtgtgtacatgtcattgaataaatatgcactacaacgcgctcaacttttgttcagaatcagctttttatcactggtaaagacgcggctttcctctcaattaTTCCCGCACTTTCactgtgctttaaacagtgtcagagttcaatagcgaagcagcgaaacgagacgagtcattggataaatgctgggctttgtcccgcccatcggacgctcagcgtctctgggggtctatggggcagtgggctggcctcggctggcccggacgctcagcttctgcatgatgattggatgatctgtctgaggctgaatccctttttgattgacagagaaatgagcgaatcagcgatcctttggtgtaaagatccgtgcgagcacaggcagacacacttcacatgggccaaggcggtttaagcagcctagctctgctggccattgagaggacactagtcaagtccctggaaaagacgccttgttggtacgacagggtcacagatcattttcttaaaaaaaagaacGGAGGGTAGattttacgtataaataaaccgacacattttatgatgtaggccgaaattgagcttcccctccttgaaagaccagcatccgccactgctctgaagagggctgtttagacaggggagaaAGCGGATGTTTCAtgaagaccccagaactgtgttcacttgtggaacaGGGGCAGAATTAGGCCCCTTTAATGCAAAAGACTGCTTTGATTAAATGCTCACGTCTCGCCCTTGTTCTTGTCCTTCAGCCACTGATGAAGGGTGGAGCTGTTGAACTGCAGCGCTCCTTTGAGACCTCCTTTACATTGGATTTGCATGATGGTGTGAGAGCTCCTTACAACTTCTATTAGACCTACACAGTCTCCAATGGATAGGCAGCCATAGGGAAGCATTCTATAAGAGAAAACGTAACAAAACAATGAGATCTCACAAGCAGAAATACAACAAAAAGAAgattaatgaaaaacaaaagtacCTTAAGTCTAGTCCCTGGTTTTGCCAGATGTTCTCCATTATTTTAATGATCTGAAGAGTTAGCATGTCTTGCCTCAAGTCTGAAAAGGAGTTCAAAATCCATTTAAATGCTATAACGATCCCTCTGATGTTTTTAAAAGATATGTTCTCTTCGTACGTCTTACTGACCATCGCCATTCTTAAAGATGATCTCATTGTTCTGGAAAAGTAGTTCTGACATGATGTCAGGGTTTTCCCAGTTTAGCCACAGTGGCCTCTTGGCGGAGGACATAATCCGGCATTCTTCAAGCCTGGGAAATGAGATTAAaccataaaaaaacagaaaacagaatcAGCGGATAATTCCAGTTGTGTAGCTGTCTCACGATGAAAATATTTCATTGGTTTACCTTAGGTTACCCAACTGGTGGGCTGGGTTGAGCGGGGAAGTGAAACTTTGGAGGGCATCCATGTAGTCTGGCCGCCTCATCTGCTCCACCATAAACTTCATCTGCACCTAAAACAAGGGTAAACAAAAGGCCTTGTCAGAGAAACCATCGACTAGCAACGACGACTTCACCGGAGGAAGACTTTCCTCTACCTTCTGAGTCTCATCCTTCTTCTCCTGCTTGAGGATGTCTGTGAGGTTGATGAGTTTCTCCATGGCCTCGACTTGTCTGCTGAGGTGCTTCAGGTACATGCCGCACGCTCGGCAGTACGACTCCAGCAGCAGGCCGAAGCGTTGGCTCACCGTTTTGTTGTGCATCTCTGACCTGCAACATACACAGCACTGTTAGATCTGGGAACCATTTACAGTATTTTAGGGAGTAATGAAGAGCACCATATGTGCTTATGTGATTAACAGAATCCTCAAAGCCATGACTATCATGACTACCTTTTCAAGGGGATCATGGTCTATCTACCCGACCACTCAGCCTGAACCGAGCTCCCAAAGATAAGACACAGAAAGGCACGGATTGCGGGTTTACAGATGTGAAAATATATAGAGGTCTTCCAAAGAACaataatatttacacacaccGTTGACATGGAATTTCCTCAAAGATTTAAGCGCATATTGGCAGAGTCATAGTCGTCTAAACATTCTTAGCTGATAGACATACGAGCTCACACCGTCGAGCTCAATATGGCATTACACAAAACAGCAGACTTCACAAGTCCAACATCCTGTTAGGAATGGGTGTCACTCACTTCAAATGCCAAAAAAAGAAATGTCCAATCCTCTGGTTGGTTAAGGCTCTTTTCAGCAGGAATCGCACCAATGGGTTATCAAGGTACTGCTCATATTTCAAAACCTTTAATGAAAACAGGCAAACGGTTACAAGCCTGTGTTATATACATAACATCATGGACCATCATTTCAAAGCCTTTAACTTAAAATTAAAGCACACAAACGGAACCGGTCTTACCTGTACCAACTGAATGAGGTACTGGGACAATTTGTCATCAGTCAAATACTTCTCAAGGCACCTTACTGCAAAGTCTCGAATCATTGGATCCGGATAATTGCAGTCAAGCAGCTCCATGGCTTGTTCTGGCTTTATTGCAGGCCAGTCTTTAAGCAGGCAATACATCTGAATGAGACGGATACGAAAGGACATAAAAGAATTAAATAAGGCCAGGCTGTATATTATCAACTCAAAAACACGGACACAGTGCATTTCTGTACTCAAGTCGTCCACTAATAGGGGATTTGAATTACTGTAATTTTTTAACCTGTGCGACTTCATCCCTGGAGTTCCATTTTACTGCAAGTAGAATTTTTGGAAGGATCTCAGGTATATTTACACAGTACTGCCTGTAAagcaacacaataaacacatcaCACTGCAAGTCATCACAGTGATAACAACACTGCTGTTGAAAGAAATGATTAAACAAGTCACTATATTACCTGTGTCTCCACAAGAAGTCTTTCTCCTGCTCAGTGATCTCAGAAAGCGGGTCTCTGTTTGCCAGCTGCCGCAGCTGCAGCTCGATGTCAGCGTCTGCTATGATGTGGTCACGAGCCAGTCTGCTGCTCTGTGGATAAAAATCCAAACACAGCTTCTATAAAACTGCTTCTACACTGCTTCTTCAGTCTTTCAACCAATACATAATCATGTAAACATTATTGTAaccggggcggcacggtggcgcagcaggtagtgtcgcagtcacacagctccagggaccgattcccgctccgggtgactgtctgtgaggagtgtggtgtgttctccctgtgtctgtgtgggtttcctccgggtgactgtctgtgaggagtgtggtgtgttctctctgtgtctgtgtgggtttcctccgggtgactgtctgtgaggagtgtggtgtgttctccctgtgtctgtgtgggtttcctccgggtgactgtgtgtgaggagtgtggtgtgttctccctgtgtctgcgtgggtttccttcgggtgactgtctgaggagtgtggtgtgttctccctgtgtcttcgtgggtttgctccaggtgactgtctgtgaggagtgtggtgtgttctccctgtgtctgcgtgggtttcctccgggtgctccggtttcctcccacagtccaacaacacacgtttgcgagtgtgtgagtgaatgtgtgagtgtgtgtgttgccctgtgaaggactggtgccccctccagggtgtattcctgccttgcgcccaatgattccaggtaggctctggacccaccggataagcggttacagataatggatggatggattgttGTAACCAAGAGAACACTAAGAGTGTGAATAAAAGATGTCCTTTAAGGTGTGCATAACTATTAATAGCATCAGGAAGGGTGCTGTTATCATTAATTAAGGAGGATGTCTGCAAGCTCACCTGTCCAGACTGGCAGTAATTGTATCCCATCTCTCTGGATATGATCCAATTAGCGTGATCCTCTATGGTGGTCATGTCAGGGAACTTTACAGGACTGCTGAAGTAGTCAAACTCCAGCTCAAGACATGGGGTTTCCTGATCAATGAAGACCAATGGTGTAAGAGCATTCCCTTAAACTCTAGAAGATTGTTAAGTTTACTATTGACAGTGTACGTCAGAGTCCTGTAAAGCCGATACCTTGTTGGGGTTGGAGCCTGTGACGCCGATTGGGTTAAGGAGGTCTTCTAGACCGTGTGGCACAGGCCACAGATTCAGTGCCATCTTCCCAGATACcagcgtgtgtgtgtagtcAAACAGGTTCACGTTTCCCCAAGCCAGCGGACAGTGCTCCTGAGAGAGAGGCCAAACACTTATGAGTTCCCCATTTATGTACTAACTATAAACAGCGCCACACTGGAGTATTACACCAACTAATAAACCCAATCTACACTGGtctatgttttgtttaacaTAATAATCAAGTCTAGCTGTTGAGCAAACCATCAATAGTTAATTTTCTGGATGTCTTTGTGACCCTTCTCCTCTTCTGCTTACGTCGTATCACCGGAAGGCTCAGTTACACACACGCAGGCCACACAATGCACTCGACACTAGAGTAAACTTAAACACAGACAAATGACAACAGCCTGTCTAGTCCAGCCATGCTACTCTGAATTAAAAGGGTATCAACTTGAAGTGAGTTGGCACCTCTTTGGCTCCCTTCCTCCCCTTCACGGAGCAGATGGACAGACACAGACGAGCGGCCCGGGGAATGTCAGGAATGTACATGTCATATGTGAGCCACTCGTTCCACCTGagagatgtttgagtaaaaaaaatacatatataaaagtgTATACGCATATCACTCACTAGGAATAAGCTGTACCATCTCTTTCAGTTGAGGACTGGCTGTTTTGGCTACAGACTGAGTTGAGTAATACCTTGGGTTGGAACAGGGTACACGTTGTGTGTTTACGTTGTCACACATCTGCTCTCCTCCATGGTAGATCCCTGTCCGGACGTAAATCtacaacacagcaacacaagCTGTAAGCTACCACTAGCTACAAAGAGCATACAAGGACACAGGATGTTAAGCGGACATGATGTTCTATGTAGTATAAATAACAATTCTGCTCACAAATGCATAGCCCTAATTATCTCCttctaaaaacaaacacacacacagaaataattCTGTTCTGGAATCCTAGGGTCAGGGATTCTCCTCTGAGTAACACATTAGTGTAAGCACCTTATCAATATCCCGGATATTCACATTGACGTATGTGGCACAGAGGACCCGTATCCTCAAGGTGCTGTTGATGGTCCATAGGGATTTGCTGGAGGCTTCCCCGTTCATGTACGGCGTAGCTGTGGAGATGCGGCGTGAATATGAAGGCAtggtgaaattgtccatgggCAGCTGAGAGTATAGGCTGTCCTTTGACATCAGCATTAGGTTAGGCATTCGACCCAGCATGATGCAACTCCTCACGTACTGTGAGAGGGATCGAGAggggaaacagaaagagagtgaaacagGGTTTGTTTCTAGGCACCATCCCGTATAATATCCAGAGGCATATCTTGTGAACAACAAAACCTTCCAAAATCCACTATTGCTATTTATAGCTGCCTAAGCACTACTTTCAGCAGCACTCTTTGGTCTACGAATGACGACTGGAGGACTTCAAAAAGGTACACAGCGGATACACTGGCTACTCATTTGGGAGAATTAAAGCCTGGTACAAATAACAAGGGAAAGTAATGAGAAAAtcagacagaaaacaaaaagtGCCTCTCTCGAATCAAGCAACTTAGTCAGCATTCAGCAGTGTTACAAACCTTATTTGGGGACCAATAAAAGCAGTACTAGACTAAATATCCCTGCAGTTTGAGTCTGAGGGTTGTGATTCAGAGCCACGGAAATATCCAGCAGTTCGGCAGTGAACCTTACGCTAAACTATGGGCATCTGAGTGAAATTTTTTATCCATTTTTGTACAGACACTGCTTACTGAACGCTGGAACAACTCGAGAGAAGTAACCCAGCATGTTAGTCTTgctataattatattaaacCCAAGAATAGCGCTTAAAGTCTGTTGAACATgctgacaaaaatattttttacagttaATGACATCTagtcaggggcggcacggtggcgcacagtggacctggaggttgtgggttcgatttctgctccgagtgactgtctgtgaggagtgtggtgtgttctccctgtgtctgcgtgggtttcctccgggtgactgtctgtgaggagtgtggtgtgttctccctgtgtctgcgtgggtttcctccgggtgactgtctgtgaggagtgtggtgtgttctccctgtgtctgcgtgggtttcctccgggtgactgtctgtgaggagtgtggtgtgttctccctgtgtctgcgtgggtttcctccgggtgactgtctgtgaggagtgtggtgtgttctccctgtgtctgcgtgggtttcctccgggtgactgtctgtgaggagtgtggtgtgttctccctgtgtctgcgtgggtttcctccgggtgactgtctgtgaggagtgtggtgtgttctccctgtgtctgcgtgggtttcctccgggtgactgtctgtgaggagtgtggtgtgttctccctgtgtctgcgtgggtttcctccgggtgactgtctgtgaggagtgtggtgtgttctccctgtgtctgcgtgggtttcctccgggtgactgtctgtgaggagtgtggtgtgttctccctgtgtctgcgtgggtttcctccgggtgactgtctgtgaggagtgtggtgtgttctccctgtgtctgcgtgggtttcctccgggtgactgtctgtgaggagtgtggtgtgttctccctgtgtctgcgtgggtttcctccgggtgactgtctgtgaggagtgtggtgtgttctccctgtgtctgcgtgggtttcctccgggtgactgtctgtgaggagtgtggtgtgttctccctgtgtctgcgtgggtttcctccgggtgactgtctgtgaggagtgtggtgtgttctccctgtgtctgcgtgggtttcctctgggtgactgtctgtgaggagtgtggtgtgttctccctgtgtccgcgtgggtttcctccggatgactgtctgtgaggaatgtggtgtgttctcactgtgtccgcgtgggtttcctcccacagtccaaaaccacaccttggtaggtgtattggtgactaaaaagtgtccgtaggtgtgagtgaatgtgtgagtgtgtgtgttgccctgtgaaagactggggccctctccagggtgtgttcctgccttgcgcccaatgattccaggtaggctctggacccaccgcgaccctgaactggataagctcttacagacaattaatgaataaacgaacgaacgaatgaaCGAACATCTAGTCACCTCTGTCATTTTAGCTTAAAAGGAGCTTAAAAGAAATGAGTCAGCATCAAAAATGAGAAACTCACTGAATCATACAGAGAGTTTGAGTATAAAAAGAACTCAATTTTCAATTCTACTTGCTGTAGCTGCAAAATGTACTACTTGGGACA encodes:
- the pik3ca gene encoding phosphatidylinositol 4,5-bisphosphate 3-kinase catalytic subunit alpha isoform, with the protein product MPPRPSSGELWGIHLMPPRILVDCLLPNGMILTLECLREATLITIKHELFREARKHPLHHLLQEETSYIFVSVTQEAEREEFYDETRRLCDLRLFQPFLKVIEPVGNREEKILNREIGFAIGMPVCEFDLVKDSEVQDFRRNILNVCKDAVELRDANGPHSRALYVYPPNVESSPELPKHIFAKLDKGQIIVVIWVIVSPNNDKQKYTLKINHDCVPEQVIAEAIRKKTRSMLLSAEQLKMCVQEYQGKYILKVCGCDEYLLEKYPISQYKYVRSCIMLGRMPNLMLMSKDSLYSQLPMDNFTMPSYSRRISTATPYMNGEASSKSLWTINSTLRIRVLCATYVNVNIRDIDKIYVRTGIYHGGEQMCDNVNTQRVPCSNPRWNEWLTYDMYIPDIPRAARLCLSICSVKGRKGAKEEHCPLAWGNVNLFDYTHTLVSGKMALNLWPVPHGLEDLLNPIGVTGSNPNKETPCLELEFDYFSSPVKFPDMTTIEDHANWIISREMGYNYCQSGQSSRLARDHIIADADIELQLRQLANRDPLSEITEQEKDFLWRHRQYCVNIPEILPKILLAVKWNSRDEVAQMYCLLKDWPAIKPEQAMELLDCNYPDPMIRDFAVRCLEKYLTDDKLSQYLIQLVQVLKYEQYLDNPLVRFLLKRALTNQRIGHFFFWHLKSEMHNKTVSQRFGLLLESYCRACGMYLKHLSRQVEAMEKLINLTDILKQEKKDETQKVQMKFMVEQMRRPDYMDALQSFTSPLNPAHQLGNLRLEECRIMSSAKRPLWLNWENPDIMSELLFQNNEIIFKNGDDLRQDMLTLQIIKIMENIWQNQGLDLRMLPYGCLSIGDCVGLIEVVRSSHTIMQIQCKGGLKGALQFNSSTLHQWLKDKNKGETYDMAIDLFTRSCAGYCVATFILGIGDRHNSNIMVKDDGQLFHIDFGHFLDHKKKKFGYKRERVPFVLTQDFLIVISKGGTQECTKTREFERFQEMCYKAYLAIRQHANLFINLFSMMLGSGMPELQSFDDIAYIRKTLALDKTEQEALDYFMKQMNDAHHGGWTTKMDWIFHTIRHHAQN